A genome region from Meleagris gallopavo isolate NT-WF06-2002-E0010 breed Aviagen turkey brand Nicholas breeding stock chromosome 9, Turkey_5.1, whole genome shotgun sequence includes the following:
- the RAB9B gene encoding ras-related protein Rab-9B isoform X1 codes for MSGKSLLLKVILLGDGGVGKSSLMNRYVTNKFDSQAFHTIGVEFLNRDLEVDGRFVTLQIWDTAGQERFKSLRTPFYRGADCCLLTFSVDDRQSFENLSNWQKEFVYYADVKDPERFPFVVLGNKIDKLERQVSTEEAQAWCMENGNYPYLETSAKDDTNVAVAFEEAVRQVLAVEEQLEHCMLGHTIDLHSSSKSGSSCC; via the coding sequence ATGAGTGGGAAGTCCTTGCTCTTAAAGGTCATTCTGCTCGGAGATGGTGGAGTTGGGAAGAGTTCCCTCATGAACCGGTACGTCACCAACAAGTTTGACTCGCAGGCTTTCCACACGATTGGTGTGGAGTTCTTAAACAGGGACCTGGAGGTAGATGGACGTTTTGTGACCCTCCAGATCTGGGACACTGCGGGACAGGAGAGATTCAAGAGCCTGCGGACCCCCTTTTACAGGGGAGCTGACTGCTGCCTGCTGACCTTCAGCGTGGATGACAGGCAGAGCTTTGAGAACCTCAGCAACTGGCAGAAGGAGTTTGTCTATTATGCTGACGTGAAGGACCCCGAACGCTTCCCTTTCGTAGTTCTGGGCAACAAGATTGACAAACTTGAAAGGCAGGTGAGCACAGAGGAGGCCCAGGCTTGGTGCATGGAAAACGGCAACTATCCGTACCTGGAGACCAGCGCCAAGGATGACACCAACGTGGCCGTGGCCTTTGAGGAGGCTGTGCGACAGGTGCTGGCGGTGGAGGAGCAGCTAGAGCACTGCATGCTGGGCCACACCATCGACCTGCACTCCAGCTCCAAATCGGGGTCCTCCTGTTGTTAA